The Amblyomma americanum isolate KBUSLIRL-KWMA chromosome 2, ASM5285725v1, whole genome shotgun sequence genome contains the following window.
GCCACAAGTGAAAAATTAAAGCGAGCTGCGCGTGTTGCTGCGAAGACGTGCCACGAAGCGTGCGGCATCACCGAAAATGAAACCAAGCGGCGCGGAAATCCATTAATGGCGTCAAGCAACACTGTGGTCCATCACGTGCTCTCACGGGCTGATGGGAATGGGACGTGCAAGTAGGAGGCCCCACAAAATAGCGCAGGTAGTTAGGCTGGCTTTGTGCACCGCATGCGGGGCGGGACGCGATTTACTGTCAACTGGAACTTCGCAGGACAGGGCGTAGCGGAGGGATCCGAAAATTACGACCACATGGGGTTTAACCGGCGCTACGTCACGCAGTACACGGGcaccttgcatttcgcctccatcgaaaagcagcCGCCACGTTACCTGGATCAGCAGTCCAGCGCCGtgaccaccgagccaccgcgaccGGGCGAGATTGACGCGAGTTCAAAAACTAAGCATAGTTTAAAAACGAAGAACCTTTATTCTCAAATCTTTGCAAAAGGCAAGTGACTTCATGACTGCATCAAATCACATCATGATGCAGTGTGTGTTGATGCAGTCATGAAGTCAGTTATTTTTGCCTGACGTTTGCTCATGAGCGTCGGCGTTCGTAGGTGGCTACCGCTACCAATGCTTGTTCATGTTCTTGCGCGCCGGCATAACTCCGCAAAATGCCAATGGCATTGAGCACTTCTGCTGCTGTAGGCGTCTGCGTTGCCTCCTCAGTGTCGTCATCGTCCTCTACAACGGTTTTTTCTTGAACGCTTTCAATTATTGCGGTGTCGTCCAATTCTTCTGTTGTGACAGCATATTCATCACTGGTGATGAAGTCTGTAAGGCTTACATCCTCGGGAACACTGCCTTCCTCGCTCAGCTGCTGCCACGCATCAGCGAAATCTGACTGTGCAGGCGCCTCTCCTTCGCTCGCTTCATCGTTGTCTGCCGCATCCAATGAATCGCACACAGCTTTCATGCCAGCCTTTCTAAAGCAGTTTACAATAGTTTCCTTGCTCGTAGACTGCCAGGACGCAGATAACATTTCTATGCCCATAAACACGTCAATCTTGGTGTCGCGTTTAAGGCGCATGTTGAGCAAAATTCTCTCGATCATGCGCTTCTTGTAAGCACACTTTACGCTGTTTATTACACCTTGATCTAATGGCTGAATTAGGAATGAGCAACTTGCGGAAAGAAATTACAGCTCGACGTTTGACAGCTCCAAGTCAACGTGGTGCTGAACAGTTGTCCAGGAGAACGCAGATTTTTCTCTTCTGCTGCCCCATTTCCTCATCCAGCTCTTTAAGCCAGTCGCTGAACAGGGCTCGTGTCATCCAAGCCTTTGCGTTACTGACGTACTTGACGGACATCGACCTTCCAATGAAACAACATGGTCTTCCACTAACTCCGATGATCAGCAGCTTGCGTTTATCCGTTCCATCCATGTTCGCACATAGCAACACAGTTAGACGTTGCTTGCTCTGCTTGCCGCCATGGCAACGTTCATTTTTCAGACCCAGGGTCCTCTTCGGCAAAAGGCGATAGAATAATGCCGTTTCATCGGCGTTATAAATGGCCGCGATGACATAGCGGGCGAGAATGCCTGGAACGCGGTCACGAAGCCAATCAGCAGCTCCAATGGCATTTGCCTCCGCACTTTCACCGCTGATTAGTTTGCCAACGATATTGTGGCGCTCTTTAAAACGTTGTAGCCACCCGCTGTTAGCCTTGACTTCGTCACACCCAAGCACACTTGCAAAGTCCAGGGCTTCCTGTTGAAGTATGGCGCCACTCAGAGGCATGTTCTTTGCGCGCATTTCCATGAACCACGTGAATGTGGCTTTCTCCACGTCGCCGTACGTAGCCGCTTTCAGCCTCTTCCTTATCCCACTCAGGCCGCTGTCGCTGACAGCGCACAATATGTTGTCCTTCGCCTTTAAAATGGTCGAAAGGGTACTCAGCGTTATATCATACCTGTCCGccactttcttcttcttctcgccGGCGGCTACTTTGATCATTTTCGCTTTAAGATAAAGAGAAAGCACTTTTCTCTTCCGGGGCACACCACTCATTGTTGCACAAAAGAGCACCACGATCAGAGAAAGAAATGGCTTCTTGTGGCAGCGTGCCTTCCTGTGCCAACGAACGAGAGACGCTCTAGGCTTGGATTGGGTTGGATTGACAACGTTGCTCTGGACGTCGAAATGTCAGAGAGGGCACTATTTACACGTTTGTGCGCCCGGGGCGCCGCAGTGGGGTAACATTTTCCTCTACAAACATGTTTCTTACAAAATAAAATTTGAATATACTTCATAAAGTGGCGAAGTTTTTCCAAAATAGTTTTTCTGTGCTCCCAAAAGCTTCGTTGCATCGAAACTGCAGTGCGAAaccacttcgttaaatcgaggaaAAAAACACATGCATTTCAATGGAAGCAAGAAACTGAAATAAAACAAAGTGTGTTCAACCGCGAACTTCGTTCTATCGaggttcgttatatcgaggttcacATGTATCTGGGATGGACTGTACatatatttttattcatttttctcAGCTCTCAAACTACCCCCTCTCATTGTACCCCTATTCATGGTCGCGCTACATTAGTGTATATATGGTAGCTCCACCACTGGCAGAAATAATTTGGGGAGCAGCAGTATGAGAAACAAAAATCAGTATATATGCTGCGGCCACATTGATTCAAACGAATTCTTGCCACTCTGATCAGCTCTTCTCAGAGTTCATTTCAGTTCTTCCTATCCTTCATAGCCTCAATCAAAACATAATGTCATTGATGGGAGCACTTGCGGGCACTGCACAGTTATAACAGACGCAGGTTAAGAGTCACCACTGGCCACGGCCTGTATTTCACAACAATTCATTTCGCTTTTGACGCTGTGCACAGACACCTTGCGTTATGCCTACATCAAAACACTGCCACTGCAGCCGCGATTCAACCTGCATCCTCGTGCTTAGCAGTtcagcactctaaccactgaactACAGCGGCGGGGGAACACTCGGAAATACTCACCATCCTGATTTGAGCATCCCTTTGTACGATAATTATTTTCAGTTGCCACACTTTTGATTTTCTTCATGTCTTTGCGGAAGTACTGCATTTGCATGAATGCAATGAGAATTTGATTCCATATGGAAATTAATGCTTTGCACGAACACCGCGTCTCTGTCCACGCCTCAGTACCATTTAAGAGGCAATAGTTCGACACATCTGACACAATCAAGTATGTGAAACCCCCCCGTGCCACCACACCTCCACGTCTTGTCCCCGCTGTCTGATGCTACATGCTACCCAGTTTTGCGAATGTACGCCTTTTTCGTCCCTTCCCTACTCCTTACTGCACTCTAACAGTCTTTCCTTTCACAGTGGCCCACACCGCTTCTTTTCAcattcatagccagctttacaCACCCCCCCGTGCATGCCACATCTGTAACCCAAGCAGACATACTGTGGCTCATATGCATCAATGAAAACAACACTACCAATGACTGGTGTTCTTGCTCAGAGAGATGTGTTACCTAAAGCGTCAAAGAAGAGGGTAAAGAAAACACAGCACGCTTGTACAAACTGTCCAATGGATGCATACGTTACCCATCCCACTCCGGCCCTGCCCATTAAGCTTTGAGGACATCAGCAACAGTATGCGGACAGGGAAACTTCAATGCCAGCGAAAGTTGCTACACTGCCATTCCGAGAGTGTTTTAATTTCTATCATTCTGACCTCAAGTGCCGAGGTCACCACAAAGGGAAGATTACGGTTTAGAACATCAGTCTGACAGGATTAATGGTCCCTTGTGACTAAAACCACTTACCAAACTGACTTCGACGTTTTCATTCTTCCGCTTGTTTGAGCACTGAAACTTTATGCATATTGTGTTCTTCCCCTTGCCTGTCTCCCTGTACTTTGTGATGACAGCTTCTGCAAGGGACCAACAGTAAATATAATCAACATGAATATAGTCAACAGCCATCAAGTTTAGCTAGTCAGACAATAAAATGCATCCCCCCTCTCACACATACGCTAGAACATATAAACTGACGACTGAAAACCTTGGTTTCCCTATATAATGTACAATATAGCCATGCACTGTGCTTACACTGGCTACATTTATTGAGCAGTGTACGCATGCACCGTAACTTCAGCAACGCACAAATAGAACTTAGAAGGGTGATAGTTTGAGCCAGTGGGTAATTCACAAAGCAGGGCTGTCTTGCTCTGTCACTTGTGCTCTCTCTTGTCCCTGCtttgtgcgatatggaacctcaTGTCATACAAAGAGAAGTATCAGTTGAGACATCTACACCTGAATGGCGTAATTAACAGGTGTAGGGGTCTGGGTTCCTTCACCCTAAACAGCAGTACCAGTTCACAAGCCACATAGCATGCAGTTATAGCCCCTTTCGAACAAGCTCACCTTTCAAGTCAAGCTTTGCCACGAACAGGCAGCTCACTGCTACGCACGGGTGTTTAGACATCTAAGCGAGTAAGCACAGCATTTCATATTGTTGGCTTACTCGCTTAGACGTCTGAACACCCGAAATTTTATCAGCCAGTTATTGCAAGTGAGACTAGCCCTTTGAATCTGCTGATGCACGTTGACTCTGCACATCAAACATGCAGCTCCAAAAAGTGCTCAGCTGACAAGAAACTCATACAACTATCAAGTTGCACTCCAGACATATCCCACTTTGCAAAGGCAATTGAGTGCAGCTTCACCCCGCAAGCAGTCATTTTGGAAAAGAGACTAACCTAAAATGTCTGCTGCTGCCAAATTAAGGCTCTTGGGGGTGTCTTCTGGTTGAACTTTCCGGTTTTTGCAAAGCAGTGTCACCTGGGACACATCCACACCATGCTCCTCAGCTACCTTCTCCAGGATGTCACTCAAAGGCGCTTCCTGTTTTCAATGAGAGCGAAAGCAAAGTGCACGTCACCACAGTGGCCATAGACaacttgcaattttttttgcctTCCCTGCAGCAGCATATCCACTTTTATGAATACTGTATAAGAGTTACAGTAGGCTCCCATTAATTCTTCCAGAAGCCAGTAGGAACGCACGTGGATGCCAGAATGGCGAGATGCCTTCtgaaatatataaaaagccacAGGCTGGTGGCGAAGCTCAGAGAATGAAATTGTGGCAACAGCAGCCCTCCAATACTGCACATGTCCTCCTTTTATGGCACACTAGTAGTATGGTATCGCATCGAAAGTGTCAAGGATAGCTTACTGACAAATTACAGGGCTTACATACAGGTCTGACCAGAGTGATCAAAGAGAAAGACCTACCGGTGATGTGGAGTAGTTGAGCAAAGTGGCCTGACATTTGACAATGATGACCAGTTTTTCCCTTTTCACTGGTGAGACCACTTCGGTGCAAGAGATGCTGTCTGACGACTCGTCCGAGAGGTCAATGTAGATGGCCTCCTCTGCCTTCTGCAACTTCCTGCAATTATTACAGAACATATCAAGAGCAGTGAGAAAAACGCACTGCTTACAGGCTGCCTTAGCAGCACCAAGGCTCTCTGAAGGAACAACAAAAGGAAAATCGGAGGAAACAAGATGAGCTTGACTAACACTTTGCCCTTCACGAACTACCAGCATTTATTCCGCGCAAAAAGGTGACTGTGTTGTTGATAAGAACATTGTGAATTAAGTCCCCAATTCCatgctgtgcccccccccccccaaaataaACAACAATGATGCGATGTCATCCCTCCAGCAAACCAAGCAAAATACCTAACAAGCTGCTCGACGAAACAAAGAAGACAACTGAAAAATAAACTACTTTTCCTGTTGATCACACAAGCAATTGTTACAGCTCCAAGCTGGCCAAACATATGACATATAAAGCGAGCAACACTTTACATTCTGGCATCTCAACAGCAACTCACCAGCGTGCTATCCTGTTTTCGTGGCACTTCCCATCCTCGTCAAAAAAGGTGTTGCAGATGGCCAATCGTGGCCAGCAAAACAACCGATACGACCAGGCATAGTTATACCAAGATTCTCGAGGGAGCTTTGCTCTTACGCAATTTTCTGGTTTATTGAAGCTCTATTCTGCACAAAAATTAAATATTTTCTGTCTTCAACATCAATCTCTCAACCTAGTTAGACTTAGCATTCCCATTTAGTGTCACCATGGGTTCAGTTATGAAGAATTCAAGCCACTAAGAAGAACGAAGCCTTACTGCAGCATCTTCAACGTCTCCTTCGGGTGTTGTATCTCATCACAGGACTGACTTGACCCCGTGTCGGCTGCAGCAGACTTTGCTGACCTTCGTGACCTTTTGGTGGGACTTCCTTGACGTGTGCATCCAGTGCTACCTTGCGACCTGCAAGCAAAACCAGTTCACACATTTGGTTTCGCTGGAGGCACATGAAACTGCAACAACACAAGCTGCAGTAAAGCGCATTCAAAGTTCAAGCCTGGCAGATAAGGTTTGCCGCTAATAAAAACCTCGTGAATTGAATGTCACTGGGATTACGAAAAATATTCAAAATAACTAGGTTTTCGCATTAACcaagcacagcaaaaaaaaaaaaggacccaAGCAAAAAATTTGGTTGCATAAACAACGAAATTCGCGGAAACCGTGATATTGGACAAGCCTTGCGGTTACCATATACTGCCAGGTAAAAGTCTGCCACCCCCCTCCCAAACTCATAGCTCctagagcaagctgccgggctagttggtgatgcatgttgtaaacttggaagcgcaaaaaaaccggacgacggacagtgtaaggaaacacaaaaacaggttcacgagcgctcatgaacctgtttttgtgtttccttacactgtccgtcgtccggttttttttgcgcttccaagtttacatcATAGCTCCTAATGGCCAAAAACATTTTTCACACCAAATACAAGTCTACGCAtgtattacccccccccccccccccctcttgcatCGTCCCGCTGCCACACTTTGCTTTGTGGTTACTTGTTTTGTAGTTACTGTGTTTTGCATGGAATCGCGGCACACATGcaactcaaagcaataaacgcttAGCAATGCGATCACAAGGGCAGCAGTCTGAAGGCAATGGAGATCAACAGTGAAACGGCGCTCCATCCTGTCCTCCATCCCGACTTACTTAGCAGCAAACCAAACTGCAAACAGTCCTGTAGTTTCGGATTCCGGCACGACGCATGCCTGTGAAATTGTCGGAAGTTCGTTCTCATGCTACTGAACCAGGCAACAGCACACAATTCGAATCTTCCTTAGCAGAACCAATTTGCATACAAATTAAATTTTTTTGATGCCTGGATCCCCATAAATCCCACCGTAAACAGATGCCGACGGGGCGCATACTCCCGCCACTCGTCCACTACCACCTTAGGTATATAGAATGGTTGTTTTTCCAAAGAAAGGTTGACCTACATGCGACGGTATTCAAGTAACCAGAGATGCCGGTGACCTAACCCTCCAACCCTGACACACTATTCAAGGAAACAGCGAAGGCCAGCGTTGGGCGCTATCAACCCATCGCAAGCACACAGCAAGAAGGCTCACACCACGGGGAAAGCGCAGGCACGCGTTTTGGCAGGTCACAAGCCATAGGTTCTTGTGCTGGGAGTATAGGAGCTGGGGTGCTCCAAATATCATGCATCGACATCGCTCTGCTGCGCCGCCTCACAGCTCCGAGGCGCCGTCGCTTCACCGGTTTGCGGCGAAATCTGGAATCCCCATGTAGCACCCCAGTCTTTGAATTAACTGGGCTGGTGCAGGCCGCCACTTCAAATTATCCGGTTAAATTTGCATTATAAATTATGGGACTGAACAAATTGTTTGATTTACCTGAGATTTTGAATTAACTGCGTTAGAATTATCAAGGTTTTACTGCATGCAGTGCATGTTACAGGCACATATGCGTTAGAGGCATATAAAGGACACCACACACAAGCACTGTTAAAAACTTAATTGAATGCTCTTGTTCAGATTGAAGACCCTGGTACACATGCCACAAAAGCAACAAAGAGGTCCTGCAACAAATACTGAGTACATGTCTCATTTGTACCTCACTCAATGTCAATTGCTTTGG
Protein-coding sequences here:
- the LOC144121222 gene encoding uncharacterized protein LOC144121222; translation: MFFRRHWPEPKRKSKTRRQGQSKAQGFGGFWKKIRRLTDMDGQKTQPAHLRDIKNLVGETDASLFSANIFSKDLLSRVTEQMKQSAGSAQQSSKSVTSHPRKMKKTRKRNVVDIECDSDEDCVVLSQGSTGCTRQGSPTKRSRRSAKSAAADTGSSQSCDEIQHPKETLKMLQKLQKAEEAIYIDLSDESSDSISCTEVVSPVKREKLVIIVKCQATLLNYSTSPEAPLSDILEKVAEEHGVDVSQVTLLCKNRKVQPEDTPKSLNLAAADILEAVITKYRETGKGKNTICIKFQCSNKRKNENVEVSLVEPLREGAVVLAEKLGLPLSQLTFKFDGEFVDLKTTPQELGIEDDDCVDVCIQS